The DNA window GGCGGCGTGCGCTACCACCAGGACGTGACCCTGTCGGAAGTCATGGCGCTCTCGGCCTGGATGACAGTCAAGAACGCCGCCGTGAACCTTCCCTACGGCGGCGGCAAGGGCGGCATCCGCATCGACCCGCGCAAATACAGCGCGGGCGAACTCGAACGCCTGACCCGCCGCTACACGACCGAGATCGGCCTGATCATCGGGCCGGAAAAGGACATCCCCGCGCCGGACGTGAACACCAACCCGCAGACGATGGCGTGGATGATGGACACCTACTCCATGAACGTGGGCCGCACGGCGACCGGCGTGGTGACGGGCAAGCCCGTCTCGCTGGGCGGCTCGCTGGGCCGCGGCGACGCCACCGGCCGCGGCGTCTTCGTGACCGGCGCCGAGGCGATGAAGAAGCTGGGGATGCCCCTGGAGGGCGCCCGCATCGCCGTGCAGGGCTTCGGCAACGTGGGCAACGCCGCCGCGCGCATCTTCCATGACCACGGCGCGAGGATCGTCGCCATTCAGGACGTGACGGGCACCATCCACAGCGCGGCCGGGATTGACCCCTACGCGGCGGCCGAGCACCTGGCCCGCACAGGCAAGATCACCGGCTTCGCGGGCACCGAGGAGTTGAAGCGCGAGGAGTTCTGGGGCGTGGACTGCGACGTGCTGATCCCCGCCGCGCTGGAAAAGCAGATCACTTCGGACAACGCCGGACAGATCCGGGCGCGGCTAATCGTGGAGGGCGCCAACGGCCCGACCACCCCCGCCGCCGACGACCTGCTCGCCGAGCGCGGCGTGACCGTCGTGCCCGACGTGCTGGCGAACGCGGGCGGCGTGACCGTCTCGTACTTCGAGTGGGTACAGGACTTCTCCTCGTTCTTCTGGACGGAAGACGAGATCAACGCCCGCCTCGACCGCATCATGAGCGAGGCCTTCCTGAGCCTGTGGGACGTGAAGGAACGCCACGGCGTCACCCTGCGAACCGCCGCCTACATCGTCGCCTGCACCCGCGTGCTGGAGGCGCGGGCGCTGCGCGGCCTGTACCCGTAAGCCTGGACAAACAACGAATGCGGAAACGGGAGCCTCCTCGGAGCGCTCCCGTCTTTTTAGGAGCACTGGACAAAAGAAAGTTTGTCCCCCTGACCGCACTGAGGGACGCTTCGTATGACAAGTTCTTCCGTCCAACGCCCTATGCCGTCTGGAGGTACCGGGAGACCTCGGGGGGGAGGGGATGCCTGGCCTGGGGGCCCAGCCAGAGCGACATGCCCTGCTGTCGCCCGTCCGCCGCGAGCGAGCAGAGCGCGATGGCGCTGAGCCTCTGGCGTCCGCGCAGGTAGCTCTGCAAGGCCTCGGGCCGCAGCTCGGGGGCTGGGTTGCCCACGCCGCCCGCTGGGGCACGGTCCAGCAGGCGGATCGCCGTGGCCGCGAGAGCGCCGCTCCCCACTCCCGGCGGCACGAAGACGGCAAGCAGATTCCCCGCGCCGGGTGGAAGTTGCCCGATCTTCTCGCACACCACCCGCGCGAGTTTCAGGGCATTTCCCCCCGCATCGACCGGGTCCAGGAGCCGCAGCCGGGTGACCTCCACATGAAACGAGGTGTGGGTTTTGAAGGTCACCCCCAGATCGGGACCCCGCTGGCCCGTGGCACGGTACGGCTCGTACAGCACGCTGAAGCGCCGGTCTTTCACCAACAGGGCGGCAAAGGCGAGTTCCGCCAGCAGGTCGCCCCGTTCCTCCTCCGAGGCGGCCAGCCGCACCTTCTTGCGAATCTTGGCCGCGTGGGCCTCGGCAAAGGCGAGAAAGGGGCGCGAGTCCTGACACCACTGGCGCAGAAGCGGCGCGAGGGGATGATCCGCCGCGCCGCAGATGCCCGTGACCAACTCATCGACTCGTTTGGTCACGTCCAGAGCTTCCCGGTCTAGCTGTTGCCGCCGGAGCCACGGTTCTCGCCCGAGGTGTCCTCATACAGCGCCGGATCGTTGGCCCCATAGTGCGAGGCGCTGGTGCCGTCCACGGCGGCGTCGAGCAGGTCCCTCTCCTCGGCGTTCTGGGGGGGCTGGTAAACGGGATCGTCACCGCTGACGCCCTCGGTCCTCGTCTCGGTGTAGGGCTGGGTGGGGACGCTCGGGGTCTTGTCGTCGGTCATGCCCCAGGGTCGCACGGGGCGCGGAATGCTGTCCTCCGTCCGGCTTAATGGCGCTTCACCCTTGCCGAAATGAACGGCCGAGCTGGGCGCCTCCCCTTAGAATGCCCCCCATGACCGACCTTCTGAGCGGCTGGCAGCCCGCCCCCGCAGGGTTCAAACACGTGGTGAGCGTGTCGCTGGGTGGCAGCAAGCGCAACGCCCGCGAGGAGATCAACGTGCTGGGCCAGCCGTTCGTGCTGGAGCGCATCGGCACCGACGGGGACGCGAGGAAGGCGGCCGCCCTCTTCCAGGCGCTCGACGGGCGGGTGGACGCCTTCGGGCTGGGCGGAGCCGACCTGTACGTGATCGCGGCGGGGCGGCGCTACACCTTCACCAACGTCCGCAAGCTCGTCTCGCACGCCAAGCTCACGCCCGTTCTGGACGGCAGCGGCTTGAAGAACACGCTGGAGCGCGACGCGGTCAATCAGCTCGACCCGCTGCTGAACTGGCGCGCCCAAAAAGTTTTGATGGTCTCCGCGGTGGACCGCTTTGGCATGGCCGAGGCGCTGGCGCAGCACGGGGCGGACGTGGTGTACGGCGACATCGTGTTCGGGCTGAACATGGACGTGCCCCTGCGGAGTCTTGCCGCCCTGCGCCGGGTCGCGCAGCTCGCCCTGCCCGCGATCACCAAGCTGCCGCAGGACTGGTTCTACCCGACGGGCGCCAAACAGGAGACGAGCGTGGCGGGCAAGGGCACCCGCTACTACGCCTGGGCCGACGTGATCGCGGGCGACACCCACTACGCCAAGCGCTACGCCCCGCGCGACCTGACCGGCAAGACCATCCTCACCC is part of the Deinococcus apachensis DSM 19763 genome and encodes:
- a CDS encoding Glu/Leu/Phe/Val family dehydrogenase, whose amino-acid sequence is MTTTQDPQNQTQARLGQHGLPSYLDPNNIGPYEIFLEQVERVTPYLGKLAYWVETLKRPKRILVVDVPIHLDDGTVAHFEGYRVQHNTSRGPAKGGVRYHQDVTLSEVMALSAWMTVKNAAVNLPYGGGKGGIRIDPRKYSAGELERLTRRYTTEIGLIIGPEKDIPAPDVNTNPQTMAWMMDTYSMNVGRTATGVVTGKPVSLGGSLGRGDATGRGVFVTGAEAMKKLGMPLEGARIAVQGFGNVGNAAARIFHDHGARIVAIQDVTGTIHSAAGIDPYAAAEHLARTGKITGFAGTEELKREEFWGVDCDVLIPAALEKQITSDNAGQIRARLIVEGANGPTTPAADDLLAERGVTVVPDVLANAGGVTVSYFEWVQDFSSFFWTEDEINARLDRIMSEAFLSLWDVKERHGVTLRTAAYIVACTRVLEARALRGLYP